In Amia ocellicauda isolate fAmiCal2 chromosome 7, fAmiCal2.hap1, whole genome shotgun sequence, the genomic window CGCTGTCCACTCACCTGCTCATCCACTCGGACACGCGGCCGTATCCCTGCCAGCACTGCGGCAAGAGGTTCCACCAGAAATCAGACATGAAGAAGCACACCTTCATCCACACAGGtgacatgcacatgcacacgcacacgcacatggcAGGAGGGAGCGTCCCGCAGTGCCGGCATTTACCccggtgtctctctctctgccccccaGGTGAGAAGCCCCACGTGTGCCAGGTGTGCGGGAAGGCGTTCAGTCAGAGCTCTAACCTGATCACGCACAGCCGCAAACACACAGGCTTCACGCCCTTCAGCTGCCCACGCTGCCCCCGCGGCTTCCAGCGCAAAGTGGACCTGCGGCGCCACCTGGACTCCCACTGCGGCCCCGAGCTGCCCCTCacccctgacctctgacctgggCCCGGCCGGAGCATGGACCCAAACCGGACTCACATCGCTAGCCCCGGGGCCCCAGACAATTAGATAATTTAACTCACCATTATTTCATTGCATTAGCGATCAGttaattgaaatgtttattGCCCTTGAACTGCTGACCCGGTTTGACAGACTGCTTTGCCGGCAGCTGCGgtgtctcccccccccccattcctTAACGAAACTCAGATAACGAGCCAATTAATGACTGTTGTATAGAATTCCGATATGAATACGTGttgtaattattttgaaatgtcatGTAGTAGTAATGATACCACacttattgtattaataaagaCGTGTCAGATCTCTTTTCCTGTCTGAGTAATAAATGTGTGACAGCCCAGGGACTGGGCCCGAGCTGGGGCTCTGAGGGGGTGCGGTTCCGGCCGGGTCCACCAGAGGGCGCCGATATCTCCGGTCCCCAGCTGCCGTAGTGTCGAGATGTTCGCTCTGACACAGTGCACACAGGTAAtgatgtttatttaaagtaaagCTCTTCGTACACAGGACGACACAGTGTCACAGctgcacacgcacacaacacacacacacacacagtggtaCAAAGCTTCTCCTTGTCCCCCCCAGCTCTTCTGGAGTATGAACTCTCTTTTTCACCTTCTTCCAAAGActgacacaaccacacacacagatacacacacacacacagactgacacagccactcacaaaatacacacacactctcacacacgcgcacacacacagactggcaCAGCCACTCACAAgttacacacactctcacacagatacacacaggcaagtctttttctgtgttttgtcttCCTCGTCTCCTTCACATCACAGCCtggaaaagggagagagattCGGTCACAGAGCAGAGGTCACGTGAGAgatgctgtgtgtgagtgtgtgtgttgtgagagtgtataggtgtgggtcagtgtgtgtgtgtgtgtgtgtcagtgtgtcagtgttagcgtgtgtatgtgtttgtgtgaatgtgtgtcagtgtgtgagtgtgtatctcACCTCTACACAGAACTGCTGGACTGTTCCACCAGCGCGGGGGGGTTCAGGGGGGCCGCAGTGGTCCGGTCCGTAGGGTCCAGGAAATGTTTCCTCCGTTGCCGTGATGACAGTCCTGATGGCACAGAGTGTTGATTTAGTATGAAtcaattaattagttaattaaatgcattacattCACACAACAGGgacagtgtatacaatataataacATTATCATTAAGAACAATTAACATCTTGAACTATAAGTTGCAGTGCAGCCCAGTATAACAGTCCGATCCTGTCCTATACGGCCCAGTCCAGCCCAGCTGTACCAGTTCGGTAGTAGATGCACCACAGCGCCCCCATCAGTCCAGCCCCAATCAGGAACGCCGTGAACACCACAGACAGAACCGCAGCCGTGTCCAACCCTGCagacactgagacagagagagggagagagagagggggagggagagagaatagTTGACATTTCTTACTAATGCTCTGGCAATACTCATTCTGGTCCTGCCAATAATGCACTCTGAATCTGAATCAGAGAGAAAATCAGAACTGCGTCCAACCctgcaggcagagagagagaggagagagagagcaggactcACTCGTGACGGGGAGCCGTGATTTGGACAGCGCTCTCATGTGGGGTGTGACGAATTCCTGAcctgcagacacacaacaaCACTCTGTCAGCAGAATAACAGTTTGAATTTGgaatacagacaaagagagagagagagagaaaactgaGGGacagcaacagagagagagggagtcaggcaaagacacagagactgagagagacagagggacagacagagaaacacaacgacccagagagagagatgcacagagagacagggagacccagagagagacacagagagaggcacacccacagagacacacacagaccgcacaatggacacagacacagggcttTACTGACCGGCAGTGTTGGTGAGGACATGCCCCCCCCCAGCGGGCTGCGTGACCAGCAGGGGGCGAGAGAGGGTGCGGGTGAACTGGGGGTGGTGGGACAGGGAGGAAGTGGGGGCCAGGCGGCCGGTGCACACGTCatccagagacacacactgagagaaaaagagagggagggatggttAGACAAACTGATAAAGCAAAGACACCACCCCCTCCTGCCCCGcccccttcccctctctccGTACCTGGGGCAGAGTCGCACCCGGATGGGGTCCTCTGCCATAGCCTCGGCGCTCCTCTGCTCTGGGGCCCCACGCCGGCCCCCGTGGCCCCCGGCACTGCATCAGGTTGCAATGGACGAATTGCACGGAGTTGTTGAAGACGGGACGGAGGACGAAACTGAAGCGCTGTCTGGGAACCTGCCCCTCGCCTTCACCCTCGCCCTTCCCGCCACTCCCGCgctcctcctccctctcgcCCCTGTGGCCgcgtctctcgctctctccccgCGTTCCTCTCCCTGTCCCCCTCCACTCCTCTCCTCTCACTCCCTCGTTCATCCCCTCGCCCTCAGGGCTGTAGAAGGTGAGGGAGGGGTCGTGTGGGCAGTCCCGCTGTATGAGGGTCCAGACCGGGGCGGCCCTGGGGTCGGAGTGGGGCGACACCACACAGGACTGCACCCCAACGCCCCCGTCCCACCCCAGCACCgacacctggagagagagagagggagggagacgcTGGGGATATTCCTGTGTGTGTTGTTCCCATCACCCAGTTCCTGAGCATTGATGCCAATAAAGCATTTTTGAATTTGAACACAGACATGAcatttatgtataaatatacatacagacgggtgacaaatgaaaggaaaaacccacatacagtgtctcagtgaggtgagGAGccacagaacagcttcaatgctcttggcacagattctacgagtctctggactctactggagggatggacaccattcttacaaaagatattccctcatttggggttttgatgatggtggaggagagcgctgtctaacacgtcggtccacaatctcccataggtgttcaactgggctgagatctggtgactgaagGCCAGAGCATATGAGTCGCATCATTTTcacactcatcacaccattcagtgaccctcgtgccctgtggatgggcattgtcatcctggaagagacactcccatcaggacagaaatgtgtcaccataggataaaggagatcactcagaataactgcgTCATGATTtccagtgacccttccctctaaggggacaagtggaccaaaccatgccaggaaatgccccccacagcataacagagcctccggaccccctcactgtagggtccagcagtcaggcctgtcccgttctcttggtgtcccacacatgcactcacccacttgtccagaatacgagccagttgagcgtctgtgtgactgaagctcatgtcattcatgccccaataatgacccctcattcacagtcacttagatcctttcctcttgccatcttgatccaaaatcgaggtcagctgggctgctcagcatttgtatacatgcacagagcatgatgggattttaattgcttaattgtatcatgcagtgcacctgtttggaggtgtctgcatttgttatgttcctccactcatttattcagggttttcctttaatttgtcacccgtctgtgagagcgagagagcggtGATGAAGTTACAGAcagagggggggagagacaCAGACCTCCACAAACACCCTGCTGTTGGCGGCGACGACGCAGGGCCCGGAGTCTCTGGGCAGGAAGGCCTGCGTGCTGTACAGCTCGAGGGAGAACAGCGCGCCTGCCCGCCTCGCCTCCTGCCCCGCGGGGGGGACTGTGCTGcgggggggtgccggggccagGCAGCTGAActacggagagagagagagggggggggcagAGTTAACTCTCGAGTTAAAGCCCGTCGCTGGCCGGCCGCGGCGGCGGGGCTGACCTGCATGGCAGCCGGCGTCTCTCCATCCTCCAACGCTTCCTGCGTGCTGTTGTCCATGGCAACCGGGGATGCAGGTCTCCATAGCAACACCTGGCATCAAGGGGGCGATTGACGAAAGAGGAGAGTCAGAGGAGGACACGGAGTCCTGGAGGTAAGCAACCGCACATAGCTCTGCGAGTTGTGGTCAGGGTGTTGGTGGGTGCGTCGGGGGTTAGTGTGTTGGTGGGTGTGTCGGGGGTTAGTGTGTTGGTGGGTGTGTCGGGGGCACAGTGTGGCCAGGCTCTCACCGTGTTGCGGTACAGGACACCCCGGGGAGACTGCTGGAACTCTGCCTCAGTCCCACAGGAAATGACCGGGGCTTCCACCAGGAAGTGACTCCCATTGGCCAGAGCCCGGCAACTGGGGTCGCTGAGGGTCACTGCTGACACAGGCTGAAAAGGGGAGGATTGGGGCAGAGAGGCTGGGGttaatagagagagaaagagtggggGATGGGGTGAAGGAGAGGGGAGGCAATAAACACGGAGCGCAGAGCACACTGACCTGCACAGCATCGGAAGCGACGGAGACGGACAgcagcccccccccacactgcACGCTCAGTGCCGCCGACGCCCCCACCGCCTGACTGCCGCTCCCCCGGCCCACCCACTGCTGCAGCCAGCCTGGGACTCCCCCGGCCCGGGGCCGCACCACCCCCACATCAGAGCTGGACTGGGGTGGGACTGAAGACATgtctgaagagagagagagtactgAAAAACACTCCACACAcaaatggacagacagacacagagccacacagagagaaagacacacagcgacacacacacacacactggacagaGGGACCAGCCAGTCCTTGTCCTGTCACACACCTCGACCCCCCTCCAGTTGTACCACAAACCGATTGGCCAGCCGCGCCTCTGTGTATGAGGTCACAGAGGGAAAGCCCCTCTCACGGGTCCAGCCAAGGAGGTCATAGGTCGTGAAGAGGTCAAGGGCTAGGGTGCTGGTCAGGGTCACGCTGGGGTCCGTGGGCCACCGAGCCGACACCCTGCTGgaggactgagagagagagagagagactgagacagaGGCGTGCAAACACAGAGAGGAACTGAAACAGACCACTACAGACAGGCAGAGACACATATAGACGCAGATGGACAGAGACTGGGACAGGCAGAGACACATATAGACTCAGATGGACAGAGACTGGAACAGGCAGAGACACATATAGACTCAGATGGACAGAGACTGGGACAGGCAGAGACACATATAGACTCAGATGGACAGAGActgggacagacagagacacatatAGACTCAGATGGACAGAGActgggacagacagagacacatatAGACTCAGATGGACAGAGActgggacagacagagacacatatAGACTCAGATGGACAGAGActgggacagacagagacacgtaTAGACATAGATGGACGGAGACTGGGACAGGCAGAGACACATATAGACGCAGATGGACAGAGactgggacagagagagacacatatACACGCAGATGGACAGAGGCCAGGATGGGTGGAGGGACAGGCAGAGGGACTCACGATGGTGGTGATGTGTCCTCGGAAGCCACGGTGAGTGATGGCCCAGCTGACCGGCGCCTTGCTGTGCAGTATCAGGACAACCCCTGTCCCCCGCGCAccccccagcacacacacctcagccTCCACTGGCACCTGCACCTGCCCCCCgctggggcagagagagagagacagggacacagtcagacacacacagtgacagacagatatggacacagactgacagacacagcAAGTGACAAAGAGACAGCAGAACAGAGGCATAaggactgacacacagacagctaAAGTAACTGAGTAATGGACAGACATGGGCATTAGAGAGATAAAACACTCATCAAAAGTAAGCATTTAAGGGATTCATTATCAGTGAATAATGAATGAAAGCAGTTAACTGTCCCCAGCACGTGCCACGCCCACCCGCAGAGCACTGACCCCGCAGACTGCAGGAGGATCACATGCACTTCTGGGTCGTGACCTTGGCCAGGGGTTGTGCAGCCTCTCACTTCCTGTGGctggaggtcagaggtcaggtaGTTGTGGGACAGGAAAAGGGGCTGCAGGACACACGTGCTCGGCATCATGGGATCTGAGGGTGGGGCAGGAAAGAACACTGTCTCACTCTCACTGTCTGACAGTGTCCTCGATGTCCCGCTCACTGTCTCCTACGCAATTCAGTTCAATTTAAAAAGAGGTCAGTGTTGCCAGAgcatgacagacacacacagagatcagGAAACAGTCGGgtgtaagtcaccctgaataagTGAACaaactttctctccctctcagtctTGCTCACCCTCTCCCAGGCGGATGTAGACCCGGTTGGCACGGGGGGCGTGAAGGAAGGATGCGACGGAGGGGTGGTGTGCCAGAGCCCAGCGCAGCAGGGCAGAGGGGCGGGAGGGCAGACCCCCCACAGACTCCACCCTCACTGATGcccccacactgacactgtccaCACTGGAGCCCTGAGGGAGCTGgggtggcagagagagagggacagtgtcAATACAGAGGGACAGAGTGGACAGTATACCCTGCAGGGCActgggacagagggacagactggACAGCAAGCCCTACAGGGCACTAGCACTGTTGGACAGAGTGGACAGTATACCCTGCAGGGCACTAGCACTGAGGGACAGAGTGGACAGAGTGGACGGTATACCCTACAGGGCACtaacacagagggacagagtgGACAGTAAATCCTACAGGGCACTAACActgagggacagagagggactGACCTGTATGAGGAGTGGTGTCCCAGGCAACACCCTCTCGACCTCTAACCTCCAGTGCACTGCATGCTGGGAGTGCAGGACCAGGGCCAGGGGACACCCATGAggttgggagagagagagcggacgGAGGAAAACGGAcacctgagagagggagagagggggagagtggCTGACACACTGGAGGTGTTATTGATGGCCGTGTCAACAACTGGACTGACTGATGGGTCATCGATGGTGAACCGGACAGACCTGGTTGTCGGGGCTGGGCGTGGCTCTCCCCACACTGATCACATGGGTCTCCCTGTCACCCAATCCCCTCGCAGCACAGCCTGGGCCCACCCCGAAGCGCTCCAGCTGCGCCTGGACTGGGAACAGCGCCCCCACTGGAGTCACTCGGCACTGCAGctccactgagagagagagagagagagagaaataaaggaCATATTCTTTAATATATTCCCAATCTCTGAGCAAAtgaaaaactaagaaaaactgGCTGCCCAATacgtagccgcctgccacagagGGGCACCGTGACCCTGCACACGGGCACCATCTGTCACAGGAATCCTACACACTTCTTCTGATGTATGTTCTTGTTATTTCTGTGTTTGATtacaaaaagtaaatatatgTTTATGCATATTATTATCTTAATTGTTATatgtataaatcaaaatgtatatCATACTTCTGTCCTTTAATATATCTTGTGATGTTTGTCATGCCAGTAAAGCTCTTTAAATTGAAatcgagagagagaagagggacGGAGGGAAGTGGGAGATTAAAGTGGAGATGGCTCTGCTCTTTACTGCAGTAGACTTGtggtgtagtgtgttgtgttgtagtgtagtgtagtgtgctgtgctacGCTGTAGTATATTGTAGTgtggtgtgctgtgctgtagtaagTTGAACTATTGAACTATATCCCTGTGTAAGATGCTTCAGGCAGGTGAATACAAATAATAGATCAATAAAAACATAGTGAAGGAGTGAGACAtctctccatttctctctctcagcaggCTGCTAATCCCTCTCTCCCCAACTGTGCTGAtccctcagtgtgtgtgcgctCAGTGACATGAACTGTGTCTCTCTCCCATCCTACCTGCAGTCCCTGCTCCCATCAGCAGGAGCAGCACAGCCAACCCCCTGAGAGCTGCCATCTTTGTTGTGCCCAGGGCTGGCGGCTTCAGTGAGGGCGAGGGCTTCAGCCCCAGAGCATGCTGGGCACAGAGGCGATAAAAAAAATcgataaaagaaagaaaatgttaaaaacacacaaaaaatcagAGGAGGAAGAAAcactcctgtgtgtctgtgtcactccatctctctccatctctccctccctccatctcacTCTGtacctccctccctcgctcccagCCTGAACTCCCGGGCGACTGAGCGGCAGTCCTGCTTTCTCTGGGCAGGATTTCTTCTATCAATAGATGTAGTTCTGGAATTTAGGTTTGATTCTCTCATACTGTATCATATAAAACAGTcttaacatttatataatatggcacatttaaatatatacatttaatgtatttattttacatttaatggaATTATTTTGACTACTAAATACATCAGTTCAAACTTCAGATTTTGCTCTCCAGTCGCATGTCTTTGGCGTTTCTGCTGCTGGAGATAAAGGCAGACTGTGAAGACACTGAGGAGACGGACCCTGGCTGACttggagacagacagacacaatgactaactgactgactat contains:
- the engl gene encoding transforming growth factor beta receptor type 3, which translates into the protein MAALRGLAVLLLLMGAGTAVELQCRVTPVGALFPVQAQLERFGVGPGCAARGLGDRETHVISVGRATPSPDNQVSVFLRPLSLSQPHGCPLALVLHSQHAVHWRLEVERVLPGTPLLIQLPQGSSVDSVSVGASVRVESVGGLPSRPSALLRWALAHHPSVASFLHAPRANRVYIRLGEDPMMPSTCVLQPLFLSHNYLTSDLQPQEVRGCTTPGQGHDPEVHVILLQSAGGGQVQVPVEAEVCVLGGARGTGVVLILHSKAPVSWAITHRGFRGHITTISSSRVSARWPTDPSVTLTSTLALDLFTTYDLLGWTRERGFPSVTSYTEARLANRFVVQLEGGRDMSSVPPQSSSDVGVVRPRAGGVPGWLQQWVGRGSGSQAVGASAALSVQCGGGLLSVSVASDAVQPVSAVTLSDPSCRALANGSHFLVEAPVISCGTEAEFQQSPRGVLYRNTVLLWRPASPVAMDNSTQEALEDGETPAAMQFSCLAPAPPRSTVPPAGQEARRAGALFSLELYSTQAFLPRDSGPCVVAANSRVFVEVSVLGWDGGVGVQSCVVSPHSDPRAAPVWTLIQRDCPHDPSLTFYSPEGEGMNEGVRGEEWRGTGRGTRGESERRGHRGEREEERGSGGKGEGEGEGQVPRQRFSFVLRPVFNNSVQFVHCNLMQCRGPRGPAWGPRAEERRGYGRGPHPGATLPQCVSLDDVCTGRLAPTSSLSHHPQFTRTLSRPLLVTQPAGGGHVLTNTAGQEFVTPHMRALSKSRLPVTMSAGLDTAAVLSVVFTAFLIGAGLMGALWCIYYRTGLSSRQRRKHFLDPTDRTTAAPLNPPALVEQSSSSV